ATCATGGTACATGTTAATTTCTGCTCTTTATGTTCCTTATTGAAACAGACCCTAGATCTCCCAGACCTGAAAGCCAGTCGGCCAGCCAACCATCATCAATTCACCCCTAATCTCTACCCCCACTCTTTCTATAGCTAATCCGTTGTGTTGGTCATTGTCATCTGATCGTGTGTGACCTTGGCTGCTCGATTTGCTGCTGCCTGGTAGCATAACGTTAACAACTGCTGTCCATTGCAGCCAGATATTAGTGGAAGAAAGTGATGATTCCTATTTCTCATCTAACCTGAAAGGAGAACATGACTAAAAATTGGGTAgatatactgtatgtgtgttgAAGGTGGAGCATGATAGCAGGCCGATCGGGTCACCAATCTTCTTTCATAGAATGAAATTGTAAGCTAATTAAGAATAATCCAGTTCAGATATCTGATAATTACATATGTTTTAACTCATATTTTGAGCACAGCAATAAAATTGTTATTAAAACTGGTATGTAAAGCCTGGTATtggataatgaaaaataaaaagaagagaaagaggaagaaaagaacTGCAGCATGATAATTAGAttagtcctttttttttaaaacttcaaaTAGGCCCTTTCAAAAAAATCTTGCAGAAGATGCACATTTGAGCCATCAGTTGGCTTCCTTTAACATGTAAAGCAGAGAAAATGTGATTTGAAGTTTTAGGAATAATGCAtgtgaaaaaaaagattcagGTTTACTCAGTACTGAACTGAAGGCGTCATGGTCACTGCTGTGACTGTTCTTTAAACAGAAGCAAGTAAAATCCATCTTTGTTCCACAGAAATGTGGCACACTATGCATAACAGCTGTACATGAACCTCAACACAGCTTAGCAAATGTGACATGACAAGCAGCGATGGTGTGATCATTACTGGATAACTCACTCTATAACCATGAAACTTATGGCCATAAAAATCCCACCCACACCTCTGAGCTCGCCCCGTGGCTGTTTTCACTCGTCTGGATACTTCTCATTGCAGCAGGGACAAAAGACTGCAATCATAATCATCATGTCTTCATTGTCTTTCAGAACGGCCACGGCAACCTCCGCCATCAGAGTACTCCCGGATTTTCCCGCCTGTGTCCCCACCCACACCTCACACTCCCCTCACACCCTCCAGGCCCCTGGTCGATCTGTCTATCTGCCCCTGCAGTGACTCCTCATTAACACATGAATAAAGACGAGGAAGGGCCTGCTAAGGCTTGGACGCCAACAGACGGCAGCAGATTTGCAATTCAAACCTCTGACCATCTCCTCTCCCACCCCCTCCTCATCCTTCACATTCTGTAACCTATGGCTGGAACTGTCACCAGCATGACTGAGGATGCATGTGTGAAAGGTGCAATAGACAGTGTAGTTCCATGCTTATGCATGCTTTAGTATTAATAGGCAGAGTGCAAATACATGTTGACGAGAGAGAACTAATACCTTCTAATTAAAATAAGGTAAAGTACAAGGGAATATCAGCTTTTAAATGGGAACAATAGCATGGAGTAATATTTGCCTTACAAATATGAAACATTTCAAAGGCCTTAATATACAAGAGAATAACTCAAAACGTAGATAAagaattttttaatttaaaacacaTTCTAATTTTCACAACTACGAAACATTTAACTACAGCTAAAAAACTAAACAAGGTTTAATTCACACTTTCAAATATAAACCCCTAAACTGGAGTCCCCTCCTTAAAATTTTTGTGACTATCTTGCACAGTGGCAGCTGTCATGTTGACTTATACGAGTATACACCTACCAATTTGCAGTAGCTGTTACACTCCCAAGGTGATAGATAAAGATGCTCCAGGGAGTTACAAATCAAAAAGTGTGTGGCACAGTGGCATTACATGGAAAGGGTGCCTTCCTACTTCCCTCCACCACTCCTCCCAGTACTGCCATGCAGAATTCATGAGTTGGATCACACCCATATTTAAACTCAGCCTTCATTTACGTCCAAGGTAGACGCCTGTAAGATATTTTAAGTCTGACTTGCAAGGTTGTGACTTGAGCTCTTTGACAAAATGTGTCCACAGACAGACATATCTACACAAGAACTCAAAACCGCTTCTTATCATTACATCAAGTAAAAGTAACCGATTTAATTGTTCACAAACAAGTAAATTAATAAAACCAGTAACCTAgtaacttttaatggaattcaaataaatgtttgtatAGTTTACTTACAGTCTGCATATGAATCCATATTTTAGTggtttgtttaataaataataaatatgtttgtttccaacgcaataataataataataataataataataataatgtatgaTTTAAACAGATTGACGGTTACGTCTCCACGTGATTTGACAGAAAACGATAATAATTTGCCGCTTCCAAATACGTCATTTCCGACTCCCCCTCCAATACTTCCTGCATGTGCCGACAATATGGCAGCGTCCATAGCGATTCATCTGGAGTTTGGGTAAGCGACTATCGAGTGTGTGTGTTCGTCTCTGAGTTACACAGACAGAGCCTCGCTGTTAGCTTAAGACGGTTATCGTGTGAACAGGGAGAAAACGCTCTCAGCTGCACAACTGAAAACTGCTATAGCGGAAAGTCCTGCCAGCCGACTGCCTCCTCCACTGCTTGATACTCGTTTACTCAGCACGGAGTCTTTCCCAACGTTGTACCAAAAAGTAATTTCCGgtattccaaaaaaaaaagtttgctggAATTTAAATGGTTATGGATGACTTTTTGCCTATAATCTGTCAAAAAAATATGTCAATGTGACATATCGCTCATGAATGATATCAATTAAACATGAGCTTGAGAGAGCGTTTCTGTCACAAGGAcgaagctgcagtcagtttttttttaaacaaatagactttcatttgatcttttttttgaAATCCGGGTAGGAAGTCtcattgaaattaaaatgtattattttttaagATGAATCTGGCCAAGAGGGCAGCAGACATCGCAATAAAGATAACATAACAGTTCTCTAAACATTAGTGACCAAAAAGGACTACCGGTAGATCGATGTAGGTACAATTGCAGTCATAAAAATACTtgcaaaacatttctttgttttatctttattttatatGTAACGAATTCATATATCCTGTTCATTACAGTCTATATAGAAACATtgtaaatcactttttggcagatgATGGTACTAGACTGACAAACTCGGTAAGTAAGATTAATCTAGAGTGCTGAGTATAAGGTAACCAGTAGAAGTACTATCAACGACTACTGTGAACCTCAGACTTTGGCTAGAGTCAGAATTGCTTGAGAAAATAAGGATTTGAGACTAGCTGTCCTAGACTGATACAAGTGCAAACTGAAAGAAAGCAATATCAAATCTAAGCACACGTAATGTGATTTTCTATGATGCAAAGAGATGACAAATTTAAGGAAACCCCCTAAACTACAGTCTAACGATCTGATGGCTCTGCTACACAGTGGCAGTTTCACTTACAGGGTCCTTGCAAATAACTGTCAAGTTCTGATTGCTTGCCTTCATCCACTGACAATACATTTGCAACCTGATGGCAGTATGTCTTTGGActctgggaggaagctggaatacCAAGAGAGAACATGTGCACGCATGGGTAAAACATAGAAAGTTAAATTACATCTGAACCTGGCTTTCTGTGAGGCAATggtgaaaaaagagaaaatactgCCATGAAGCTGTATTGCATCACTAGccacaaaaaaatgtaacaaaatgtaatgcaatgaAAATGGTCAACCTACAAAGGGCTTAATTCAAAGACAATGTGAAAATCAAAGTgattaaaaataacttaaaatggTCATTTGTATGGCTCCCACATGCTTGTGTGCATACCTGACAACATTGGGGCATGCTCCTAATGAGATGATGGTGAGACGATAGTGTCTGAGGGTATCTCCTCCCAGATCTGGACCAGAGCATTGCTGAGCTCCTGGACATGGTGATGGAACATAGTGTCCTCAAGGTGTTCTGTTGGATTTAGGCCAGGCGAGCGTGGGGGCTGGTCAGTGGTATCAATTCCTTCATCCTCAAAGAACTGCCTTCATATGCTCACCACATGAGGCCAGGCATTGTTGTGCACCAGCAGAAACTCAGGACCTACTGCATCAGTGTTGGGTCTGACACTGGATCCAAAGGTTTTATGCTAATATCTAATGGCTGTCAGGCTGCCTAGCGTGTAGAAGTCTTTGGGGTCCTTCCATGGATATGcctccccagaccatcactgacacacaagtAAACTAGTCAATGCTACAGGCGGCATAATGTATTGCATGGCTTGTCTAGACCCTTTCATGTCTGTCAGATGTGCACAGGGTGAATCCGCTCTCATCTGCGAAGAGCACAGGGCCCAATATAGGGTGTCAGACCATCGGACTACCCTCATGAAGTCTGTCTCTGACTAAAGAAGCATAAACAGTCTCATCAGTGGCCTGGTGGAGGTCATGTTGCAGGGTACTGGCAGTCCTTTCTatgttcctccttgcacaaatGACCAGATATGTGTTAAGGACCTTCTATGGCCTtgtccagctctcctagagtaactgcctgaatcctggaatctcctccatgATCTTGGGACTGGGCTGAGAGACCGAGCAAACATTCTGGCAGTGGCATGTATTGATGTGCCAACCTGGaggagttggactacctgggTAACCTCTGTAGGGTTCAGGTATCATCTCAACACTACTAGTAGTGACAATGACCCAAATGTAAAAGTAGTAAACAAACAGTCTGAAAAGATGAAGAGGAACACCAAAGCTGGGGAAACTGATTAGCAGTTTTATTTTAGTAGGTAATTCAGACACGGGCCTAAGTTGGCAGCATAACctttaaagcagaaaaacaaagaaattgtaTAGATAATATACACAGTTCACAAGTAATGTTGTTTCATAGACCTGTGGAGGTTACATAAGATTTATGTCCTCTCCACTGAGGGGTGACGGTGTCACTGTGTCTGATTTTATTGGCTCTACAATCACTATCAATCTGCCAGAGACTGCAAAAAAAGTACCCTACATAATAATTAAACTGCATTAGATGTAATCATCTATTTCTACACTATGTTTTGTAGTCTTTTGTTTTACctattaaaataatgtttttctcCCCAAGTCCTTTCTGTTCTACCTTCTCTAACTATGTTgttataattattttaaatgtgattGTAATTGTAGAAGTTATAAATGCCTAGCTTTGGTAGTTATTCGATGAAgtgccacacacacattctttaTTTGCATATCTGCTCTTTCTTTGTATAGAGGAGGAGCAGAGCTGCTATTTAATGGTGTGAAGAAGCATCACGTGACTCTTCCAAGCCAGTCAGAACCTTGTAAGTATCACCAGTCCCCTGTTTGTACACGTCAAAATTAGAGCCTAAAAGACTTCCACTGTTTGCATCAGTGTCTATTAAACCTTAAGGACCATACCATTGTTTCTGAGTTCTGACAAATCAAAGAAAGCTGCTAGTACCCAATATGTGTTCATGGTGGTACATTTATATATACAGCACAGCTTGACTGTTGAAGAAAAAACTGTACACTTATCAGTCTTTGTTTTGATGAGTGGTCTGCAGGTCCTCTGTCTAGCAGTGCACAGATGCACTGCCTTGGTTTGTTAACAGCAGGCAATTTGTAATCCTGTGCATGTGTTAATGAGAACTTTTTAATGTGCAAAAATGTCTAATATTTGCTTTGGAAAGGATAGGCAGGGATTTAAAGAGAtgattatttgattatttctaCATTGCAAGTTTTGTACCTCTGGCTCCAAACAAATTGGATTAATACAGGTCATTCAGCCTAGAAGAAAGGAAAACCTGCTTTCAGCTGGACTTTTTCCTCCCCAGAAAATCAACTTAGGACCAGGGTCATTGAGGAAAATGAGTATATTAAAAATATGGCTTCTTAGAGGTTAAAATGAGTAgtaaatttattgaaaacacatGTGTGCGTGTCACAGAAATGGCGGACAAACCAGAGAAATATGTGTCTTTGGTATTTGTTTAAACAAAGGGTGTTCATCCATGGTCCTGACGTTACCACgacaacaaaaagacaaaagttgACCAGAACAGGGAATGTCAGCTTCATGTGACCTTGCTGTGCCAGCtgacccctgtgtgtgtgtgtgtgtgtgtgtgtgtgtgtgtgtgtgtgtgtgtgtgtgtgtgtgtgtgtgtgtgtgtgtgtgtgtgtgtgtgtgtgtgtgtgagagtgagagtgagagagaaagaaagaggtgaTGTTTTGCTTTATAGCATAGCTCTGGGTTTTAAagacacaggtgtacacacattCTGACAGAACACTACTCGCCTCTGTTCTCGTGATGTTAGGCATAGCTTCGCTCAGTAGGTTTGCTGATCCTGGAAATGTTGCTACAAACCAGCAGACGTCtgagtgtgtgcgtgagagTGCGTGTGGGTTCAGAGAGGGTGCAACTGGGACAGATATAATGGGTTCTGAATCCTTCGTATTTCTTTTTTGACCCCAGCCGGTGATTGATGACCCTCAACTGAAAAACCCCAccccctctctttctctatCTCACCCTCTCTCACGCAACAAAACCCCCATAGTCTAAGGACCACGCCATTTTTGCCCGTCACATCAGCAAAAAGATGGATAGCTCATCCCACTCGCACGATTGTCGTAATTGCACAAAGgcagaaaagcaaaaaattaaaaaagaccggcaccaaaggaaaggaaaaagcagcAATGGTTTTAAATCGACATCAAAATGGCGCcctttctctcccctccctctgtgtctgcttTTCGCCCACGCAACGCCGCAATCCCAGGATGCATTACGAGCTTGTGACGCACTTTCTCTCTGCCTTGTCTGTTTGGTccctcattttcttttcccctcTACCTGGACCGTAAAGCCTGAACCTCGAAGCTTCTCCACAACCtccatcttttcctttttcatctCCCAACCTAATTTCTATACATTGTCTCTTAACTGTAAAGCACTGCATCCATATAAGTCTTTCTTTTGGGTTCAGGCTGGGGTTGATTTATATTTGTAGGCCTGTGTAACATTTTACAAGAAATCGATTGAAAAGGCAGTGCCTGATGTTTcctcttaaaaataaataaataaaaaaaagcgcTTAATTGATTAAAGTCTGAATTATCACTAATCTGTATATTGAGCTAAAGCAACCCTGCTTTATTTTCTAAGTGAAACTTTTAGTatgtttgcctgtttgtttaAAGACTGGAATATAAGAGGCAAAAAATGTGAAGTGAAAGAGGGGGAAGAGTGCTTTTatgagtgtatgtgtgggtgagaaagagagagatgcagaaagagagagccaaagaaaaaagtaaatggcTGAGAGGATGAAAGCGTGAATAAGAGGTAATGGTGGGGAAAAATACTAATAGTCAAAGGCAGGCAGGAGTGTAAAGAAAGGAGTCACCACAAAGAAGGAGTTATGACTGCTGTAGTGATTAGTTCTGTTTTTAGCCCCACAGAGGTGCAGGTCAATATTCCCTGCCTTgtacattttgtgtgtgtgtgtgtgtgcacatgttgcAAAGGGGgagctatttctttttttatatgaaGTCCTGCAACCACAGAGAACTAGCTCTGTCATTATACTACTGAGTTGGCAGACAGCTCTACAATTAACCTGCACACAGGCTTGAAACTGCACGTGCCTGACCTCACTCCCAAAGATCTTATGCATCACGTTTTATGCCTTTGCAAATCTCaatgttttaatgtatttatatatatgttagtgttattttttatgtgttaCTTTATTCAGTCACTGTTGTTTAATCTTGATTTTATGAAAGAATAATTAAACCCTGAACTCTTTTTGTCATATAGTAGCACATGAGCCCCATTGCAATGCCTGTCTCTGTGTAATCTCTTACCCTGGATCCTGCTAAATGCTAACTGAAAGTGTGCATTATAAATGAGCAGAATAATGCATTGAAAAAAGTAAAGCAAATCCAAATGTGCCTCCCTGTGATCGTTCAGTATTTTGCTTGCATTTTCTGAGTCTGTTTAATGTAAAGCCTGCAGCCTTTGTGCCGTGTTATTATGATTTTTAGCTCTGCCTTTGATCCGTCTAAACTCTCGGATCTCTGAGTGATTCATTGCCTACCTGGTACAGATTCTTCTCTTTACACCTGGCTTTGGAGGACTCATTGTCATCCACTCATCCTCATATGTGCTGCCGCACTCCTCCTCGCTTTGGAGTATTTGTTCTTCCTCTGCACTGTTTATTTCTCTCCCTTTTTCCTTGTACATTTCCGTCCCCTCGTCTCCTCTGTTCATTCGCTCCTGTGTAAACtggtcaaggaggccatttctGCTTAGTTGATAGGGCGTCTGTGTGTATCATATGGCTACCAGCGATTGCAGATTGGCTCTGAATTGTTTTCACGATTCGACAACCCCAATGTACGTCAAGTAGACAGCTTTGAtcggacacacacaaacacgcagacACATAACCAGAAAACACTcataagaaaaaacaataaatttcTGCGATTGTGTGCGTGTTTTACTTCTGTTGCAGTTTTGTGTGCTCACGTTAGATCAGTGCACCATATTTAAACAAACCCCAGCTAACGCCCAGACACCTTGAATCTTAACGTTAAAGAGAGCCATAACTCTAATATATATTCATTGTTATTCATTTAGCAGGGATTTACTCTAAAACCTCTCGTTGCCGTTGGCTTTTGGGGCTGTCATTAGCTCAGGCTTTTGTTGAGGGAAGGTCAATCTGATTGTTCAAGAggtcagactcatagaaaattcAAGTAACGCTGATGTTCAAGCTCAGACATTGCATTTAATGTGTGACAGCAAAGTTGCTACTCTGAAAATCTGGTTTTGcgtttgattttgtttgtttagtacTTACAAAACAAATCACCTTAATTACAAAGTTTCAGATAAATTGATATTAGTCTTACATGATTTGAAAAAAATCtatgtatttacatttttcctTACTATtttaatataatgaaataacacaTTTCAGTTAATACAATGAAATTTCAGGCTTTAGATTGTCCATTTGATCATTTATAcactaaaataatttcttttatttctttctaccAAGGTGAAAAATGTTGCTCTTGGCCATTGACATCAGACAACCTTCCCCCATTTTCAGTGTCCTCTCCTTCCCCCCAACATACACATACACTCATAAATATACatgcacctacacacacacacacttcctgtcccTTCTGGTGCCTCTGTCGCGTCACATCGACCAGGGGGCTGGAATCATGCACCTTGACCCTTAACCCTTGATCTCTATGACCCCTGtcgtctgcgtgtgtgtgtgtgtgtgtgtgtgtgtgtgtgtgcgcacataaGACATAAATCTGTTTACACAGTCACACAGTGGGGACCTGCCTCTGTTTTGGGCACAAAAATAAGTCTTCAATATGTAAAGCATTGCATTTTAGTAAGCAGTCTCTCTTTAGTTTAAGTAAATATTAGTTATGGTTAGGCTTAGGGTAATTCTCCAGGACATGAATGCAAGTCAATGCAACGTCTTGTGaagtcatgtgtgtgtgtttgtgtgttttctaggGGACATGAAGCAGCTGCTGGTCTGGATCCAAAGGAACCTGCTGAAGGAACGACCTGAGCTGTTCGTCCAAGGAGACTCTG
The Maylandia zebra isolate NMK-2024a linkage group LG7, Mzebra_GT3a, whole genome shotgun sequence DNA segment above includes these coding regions:
- the urm1 gene encoding ubiquitin-related modifier 1, which codes for MAASIAIHLEFGGGAELLFNGVKKHHVTLPSQSEPWDMKQLLVWIQRNLLKERPELFVQGDSVRPGILVLINDADWELMGELDYQLQDQDNVVFISTLHGG